Proteins from one Gemmatimonadota bacterium genomic window:
- a CDS encoding ABC transporter ATP-binding protein, whose translation MNYVPGKPLVERLPPSVAKKLSAATNGETVLMQVATDLDESLNYNSQWVVVTDQQVLVIPESGVDGAQSMAIGDVEDVKVEERVGLGTLALTHKSGPGIHVPYSPSLTAVFAEVADGIRQLMDSEPLTLPTELEQTQCEHCGRRLPEKNGVCAACLKKWQTFRRIVGYMAAYPVRLVTTIVLTFVSALLTLLPPKITEYVIDGVLTAGWDAVAIPLIESTDRLNRLGLLILGLIIIRLLIWVVDVVMAVLSRSLGLRAIGDLREDLYRAFQMVPIRFYDRRKVGALTSRMNNDTDRMEVIMTYDFYFVFSNSLLFVGILGFLAWMNWQLTLFVIAPIPLIVFAGTRIWYRIMTFWTQWSGKWGRLSAQLNESIHGIRVVKAFAQEAKESERFDQYNEDLRDVDTRGERAWFVFWTVTNLFMNVGVFFVWYFGGRQILGGELTLGTLIAFMSYLWMLYQPLRWFGDFYSYILRAFAGAQRVFEVIDSEPEPYQKPDAVRLPKIEGSLKFESVFFGYDPGKPVLKGVDLEVNAGEMIGLVGKSGAGKSTLINLVCRFYDPDRGRLLVDGVPMTDVNLRDLRSQIGMVHQQPFLFDGTIAENIAYGKPDATFDEVMRAAIAAEAHEFIVKKPDGYDMRVGESGGRLSGGEKQRVSIARAILHNPRILILDEATSSLDTPTEKKIQVAIARLVEGRTTFAIAHRLSTLRSADRLVVMDEGNIAEVGTHQELMDREGIFYRLVKTQQETTLDMFMTAVGIELE comes from the coding sequence ATGAATTATGTACCTGGAAAACCATTGGTCGAAAGACTTCCGCCATCCGTGGCAAAGAAGCTGAGTGCGGCAACCAATGGCGAGACTGTGCTGATGCAGGTAGCGACGGATCTGGACGAGTCCCTGAATTACAACTCGCAGTGGGTGGTGGTGACCGATCAACAGGTGCTGGTGATTCCCGAATCGGGTGTGGATGGCGCGCAGTCGATGGCGATTGGCGATGTGGAAGATGTGAAAGTGGAAGAGCGCGTGGGGTTGGGCACCCTGGCGTTAACGCACAAATCGGGACCCGGGATTCATGTGCCCTATTCGCCATCTCTTACCGCTGTGTTTGCCGAAGTGGCCGATGGGATTCGGCAGTTGATGGACAGTGAGCCGCTAACGCTGCCCACAGAGTTAGAGCAGACGCAATGCGAGCATTGTGGCAGGCGATTGCCCGAAAAAAATGGGGTATGTGCTGCGTGTTTAAAAAAGTGGCAAACTTTTAGGCGTATCGTGGGTTATATGGCGGCTTATCCCGTGCGCCTGGTGACAACCATAGTGCTCACTTTTGTCAGCGCTTTATTGACGCTGTTACCGCCCAAAATTACGGAATATGTGATTGATGGTGTTTTGACGGCGGGTTGGGATGCAGTTGCAATTCCGTTAATTGAGTCAACGGATCGCCTTAATCGATTGGGACTGTTGATCTTAGGTCTTATTATTATCCGGCTGCTAATCTGGGTTGTCGATGTGGTGATGGCTGTACTGAGTCGGTCACTGGGTTTGCGCGCTATCGGCGATTTGCGGGAAGATCTCTATCGCGCATTTCAGATGGTGCCCATTCGCTTTTACGATCGGCGAAAAGTAGGTGCCCTGACGTCCCGTATGAATAATGATACGGACCGCATGGAAGTGATCATGACGTATGATTTTTATTTTGTGTTTTCAAACAGTTTGTTATTTGTCGGTATTCTGGGCTTTCTGGCGTGGATGAACTGGCAACTCACGCTGTTTGTGATAGCACCTATTCCGCTGATTGTGTTCGCCGGTACGCGGATATGGTACCGCATTATGACATTCTGGACGCAGTGGTCGGGAAAGTGGGGCAGGCTATCGGCGCAGTTAAATGAGTCGATTCACGGTATTCGCGTTGTGAAGGCATTTGCACAGGAGGCGAAGGAGAGCGAGCGTTTTGACCAGTACAATGAAGACCTTCGCGATGTGGATACCCGGGGCGAGCGGGCCTGGTTTGTTTTTTGGACCGTGACAAATCTGTTTATGAACGTGGGAGTATTTTTTGTGTGGTATTTTGGAGGACGACAGATTCTGGGCGGTGAATTGACACTGGGTACGTTAATCGCATTTATGAGTTATCTCTGGATGCTGTACCAGCCGCTGCGCTGGTTTGGCGATTTTTACAGTTATATTTTGCGGGCATTTGCCGGTGCACAGCGCGTGTTCGAGGTGATCGATTCCGAACCCGAACCATACCAGAAACCCGATGCCGTGCGGTTGCCAAAAATCGAGGGCAGTTTGAAGTTCGAGTCCGTGTTTTTTGGTTATGACCCCGGCAAGCCCGTGCTCAAGGGAGTTGATCTGGAAGTAAATGCGGGGGAGATGATTGGACTTGTGGGCAAATCGGGTGCTGGCAAGTCAACGCTGATCAATCTGGTGTGCCGGTTCTACGATCCCGACCGCGGGCGACTGCTGGTGGATGGCGTGCCGATGACCGATGTGAATTTGCGCGATTTGCGGTCCCAAATTGGGATGGTGCATCAGCAGCCCTTTTTGTTTGACGGCACGATAGCCGAAAATATCGCCTATGGCAAACCAGATGCGACTTTTGACGAGGTGATGCGCGCCGCAATCGCAGCCGAAGCGCACGAGTTCATTGTCAAAAAACCCGATGGTTATGACATGCGAGTAGGAGAAAGTGGCGGGCGTCTCTCAGGCGGCGAAAAACAGCGGGTATCTATCGCGCGAGCAATATTGCACAATCCGCGGATTCTCATCCTCGATGAAGCTACGTCTTCGCTGGATACGCCGACCGAGAAGAAGATCCAGGTGGCGATTGCCCGCCTGGTTGAAGGGCGCACGACATTCGCCATTGCACACCGTTTGTCAACCCTTCGCAGCGCGGATCGGCTCGTGGTTATGGATGAGGGCAATATCGCCGAAGTTGGTACGCATCAGGAGTTGATGGATAGAGAAGGCATTTTTTATCGCCTG
- a CDS encoding ABC transporter ATP-binding protein produces the protein MMDRLLDNEQNGSLNWLRHALPEGEDELIRVQTDLDEKGDFGDQWVVVTRNRVLVRQNGSIADIPISEIELARTEALVGGARLEIHRKNKPTVHVPYSMTQAQKFSETTRGIEQLRKGQEFFINANLDRTICESCGRLLPEKNGICPACLNKFATLGRIASYLKPYKIRAIVLALASIVGTVAELIPPYVTKLIVDDVLVLPEGVEALYDERLSLLGWLVLALVGIRLITWGAEWAHGWTVTWLSARVTADIRSQLYRRLELLSLQFYDKRQVGAVMSRVTTDSSRLQMFLVDGLPYLVIEAMMLLGILAALFMMSWSLAILVLIPVPLIMIWGYAFYRRMRKYFTRWMQSWSETMARVNEALTGIRVVKAFAQEKQEIRVFKKRNDKLTRIGITTEVNRGIFYKTMTLLTAAGVIIVWYYGGLEVIDGELTLGTLMAFYSYMMLLYGPLEWFGMVNSWMTRAMAGAERIFEIIDTPSEAYQDPNAVPVPNIEGRVKFDDVTFGYDKSKPVLHEINLDVKPGEMIGLVGKSGVGKTTTVNLICRFYDVDRGSIEVDGVNLRDIRLEDLRSQIGIVLQEPFLFSGSIAENIGYGKPGATFDEIVEAARAAHAHDFIVTKPDGYDTLIGERGASLSGGERQRVSIARAILHDPRILILDEATSSVDVQTEKRIQDAVARLVKGRTTFAIAHRLSTLRNADRLLVMDAGRIVEMGTHRELLEKKGMFYKLVQMQEEISQIIAIKE, from the coding sequence ATGATGGATCGTTTACTGGACAATGAGCAAAACGGCAGTTTGAATTGGTTGAGACACGCTTTGCCCGAAGGCGAAGATGAGCTTATCCGGGTGCAGACCGATCTGGATGAAAAAGGCGACTTCGGGGATCAGTGGGTGGTGGTAACGCGCAATCGCGTGCTGGTGCGGCAAAATGGCTCGATTGCAGATATTCCTATTTCGGAAATAGAACTGGCGCGGACCGAAGCTCTGGTGGGCGGTGCGCGTCTGGAAATTCATCGAAAAAATAAGCCGACCGTTCACGTTCCGTATTCCATGACGCAGGCGCAAAAATTTTCAGAGACCACACGGGGGATTGAGCAACTGCGCAAGGGGCAAGAATTTTTTATCAATGCGAATTTGGATCGCACAATCTGCGAATCGTGCGGTAGGCTATTGCCCGAAAAAAATGGGATATGCCCGGCCTGTCTAAACAAATTTGCAACGTTGGGACGCATTGCATCGTATTTGAAGCCCTACAAAATACGCGCGATTGTGCTGGCCCTGGCATCTATTGTGGGAACGGTTGCCGAATTGATTCCGCCTTATGTGACCAAGCTCATTGTCGATGATGTGCTGGTGCTACCCGAGGGCGTAGAGGCGCTGTACGACGAGCGGCTCAGTTTGCTCGGCTGGCTCGTGCTGGCTCTGGTGGGTATCCGGCTGATAACCTGGGGAGCAGAATGGGCGCACGGCTGGACAGTTACGTGGCTTTCCGCACGGGTGACCGCAGATATCCGCAGCCAGCTTTACAGGCGTTTGGAATTGCTATCCCTGCAATTTTACGACAAGCGGCAAGTTGGCGCAGTGATGTCTCGCGTGACGACGGATAGCAGTCGTTTACAGATGTTTTTGGTCGATGGATTACCCTATCTGGTGATCGAGGCGATGATGTTGCTGGGGATACTCGCCGCGCTGTTTATGATGAGTTGGTCACTGGCTATTCTGGTGCTGATTCCAGTTCCGTTAATCATGATCTGGGGATATGCGTTTTATCGGCGGATGCGGAAATATTTTACCCGCTGGATGCAGTCTTGGTCTGAAACTATGGCGCGGGTCAATGAAGCGCTCACGGGCATTCGCGTGGTGAAGGCATTTGCACAGGAAAAGCAGGAAATTCGGGTTTTCAAAAAGCGCAATGACAAATTGACGCGCATCGGCATTACTACAGAAGTCAACCGGGGCATTTTTTACAAAACGATGACCCTGTTGACCGCGGCTGGCGTGATTATTGTGTGGTATTACGGAGGGCTGGAGGTGATCGATGGGGAGTTGACGCTCGGCACTTTGATGGCTTTTTACAGTTATATGATGTTGCTCTACGGTCCACTGGAATGGTTTGGGATGGTCAATTCGTGGATGACGCGCGCAATGGCCGGTGCAGAGCGCATTTTTGAGATTATCGACACCCCCTCCGAGGCGTATCAAGACCCCAATGCTGTGCCGGTGCCCAATATCGAAGGACGCGTGAAGTTCGATGACGTTACATTTGGATACGACAAGAGCAAGCCCGTGCTGCACGAAATCAATCTCGATGTCAAACCGGGGGAGATGATCGGGCTGGTGGGAAAATCCGGTGTGGGCAAGACGACAACGGTCAATCTGATTTGTCGGTTCTACGATGTTGACCGCGGCAGTATTGAGGTGGATGGGGTGAATTTGCGCGATATTCGGCTGGAGGATTTGCGGTCTCAAATTGGCATTGTGTTGCAAGAGCCATTTCTGTTTTCGGGCAGTATCGCAGAAAATATTGGCTATGGCAAGCCGGGTGCGACATTCGATGAGATTGTGGAAGCGGCCAGGGCTGCCCATGCACACGACTTTATCGTGACAAAGCCCGATGGCTATGATACGCTTATCGGCGAGCGAGGCGCATCTCTTTCGGGGGGTGAGCGACAGCGCGTGTCCATTGCACGGGCCATTTTACACGATCCCAGGATTTTGATCTTAGACGAAGCCACGTCGTCTGTTGATGTGCAAACTGAAAAACGCATTCAAGATGCGGTTGCGCGGTTGGTCAAAGGGCGAACCACTTTTGCGATTGCCCACCGCTTATCCACCCTTCGCAATGCCGACCGGTTGCTGGTGATGGATGCCGGGCGCATTGTGGAAATGGGAACGCACCGCGAGTTGCTCGAAAAGAAAGGCATGTTTTACAAATTGGTGCAGATGCAAGAAGAGATTTCACAGATTATTGCGATTAAGGAATAG
- a CDS encoding 4'-phosphopantetheinyl transferase superfamily protein, with protein MDILQTDTAHVWAVDLERETFDGHILAETLSADEWMRADRFLFEKHRAHFVAARGCLRAILAKYMQCKPDELAFFYGEHGKPTLASPWDKSQLRFNLSHSAGLALIAVSLRYDIGVDVEHISRKVGQMQDIAKRFFAPGEYERLCALPREEQRRAFFCCWTRKEAYLKAVGTGLVQPLKNFEVSLGRKAQLLWIKKGNVGDWTLRHLEPAQGYVGSVAIAGKDVEVKTMKHLLRDLCLNKGVD; from the coding sequence ATGGATATTTTGCAAACTGATACAGCCCACGTCTGGGCAGTGGATTTAGAGCGCGAGACATTTGATGGTCACATATTGGCCGAGACGCTATCGGCAGATGAGTGGATGCGCGCTGACAGGTTTCTCTTTGAAAAACATCGGGCGCATTTTGTTGCCGCACGTGGGTGTCTGCGTGCAATTCTCGCCAAATACATGCAGTGCAAGCCAGATGAACTGGCTTTTTTTTATGGCGAACACGGCAAACCGACTCTGGCGTCCCCATGGGATAAATCCCAATTGCGATTCAATCTCAGCCATTCGGCTGGCCTGGCTCTTATCGCAGTTTCTCTGCGCTATGACATTGGGGTTGATGTTGAGCATATCAGTCGCAAGGTCGGCCAGATGCAAGACATTGCGAAACGTTTTTTTGCCCCTGGTGAATACGAGCGGTTGTGTGCATTGCCGCGAGAAGAACAGCGTCGGGCTTTTTTTTGTTGCTGGACGCGCAAAGAGGCATATCTAAAAGCTGTGGGCACCGGTCTTGTTCAGCCATTAAAAAATTTTGAAGTCAGTTTGGGACGCAAGGCACAATTGTTGTGGATAAAAAAAGGCAATGTAGGGGATTGGACACTGCGACACCTCGAACCCGCGCAGGGTTATGTCGGATCTGTGGCGATTGCGGGAAAAGATGTTGAGGTGAAGACAATGAAACACTTGTTGCGCGATCTTTGTCTGAATAAGGGTGTGGATTAA
- a CDS encoding DUF362 domain-containing protein has protein sequence MAEKNYKVRAAHCNWRASEEEIYQTLRRITDPLHRSWKKLEKADRIVIKFNMMKLHNRIIYYMGRRRELVDDMVARAVLRLLRERTRAEIIATDTNPYTREHLMGEDFNYAHILKEYDVGFVDSNAPPFKQYDVPGGGCMFDRYTLSACFEGAEVVSVAKMKNHLFMGITLCMKNLFGLPPITLPHGRVRSYYHHFIRLSYVLPDLGLITQPCLNIVDALTGQWGREWGGQGRICNALLAGDHVTATDACGAHLMGHDPASDWPNPPFRRDRNHLLIADRRGFGTVNLREIDFESEVSAPLSEFDSERTDSEEIVESWRRTTCEQALLYQDRQRDIVDRYRNEFIFLQDGDVVWHGADPANLGSRRQLSGKKKDQGMWLKLVDPEEAEGERFETYEACLRMTG, from the coding sequence ATGGCAGAGAAGAATTACAAGGTTCGCGCAGCGCATTGCAATTGGCGGGCGTCAGAGGAAGAAATATACCAGACATTGCGCCGCATTACAGATCCATTGCACCGGTCGTGGAAAAAGCTGGAGAAAGCCGACCGGATTGTGATCAAGTTCAATATGATGAAGCTACACAACCGCATTATTTACTACATGGGACGGCGACGCGAGTTGGTCGATGATATGGTCGCCCGCGCTGTTTTGCGTTTGTTGCGAGAACGAACCCGTGCGGAAATTATTGCGACGGATACCAATCCCTATACGCGCGAACATCTTATGGGTGAGGATTTTAATTACGCACATATTTTGAAAGAATACGATGTGGGATTTGTCGATTCAAACGCGCCGCCGTTCAAACAGTATGATGTGCCGGGGGGTGGATGTATGTTTGATCGCTATACACTCAGCGCGTGCTTTGAAGGGGCCGAGGTGGTTTCTGTGGCAAAGATGAAAAATCATCTGTTTATGGGGATTACGCTTTGCATGAAAAACCTCTTTGGCTTGCCTCCTATCACGCTGCCACACGGCCGCGTGAGATCCTATTATCACCACTTTATCCGCCTGTCTTATGTGTTGCCCGATTTGGGATTGATCACCCAACCCTGTCTGAATATTGTGGATGCACTAACCGGGCAATGGGGTAGAGAATGGGGTGGGCAGGGGCGTATTTGCAATGCGCTATTAGCCGGTGACCATGTAACCGCTACCGATGCTTGTGGTGCCCATTTGATGGGTCACGATCCCGCATCTGATTGGCCCAACCCGCCGTTTCGACGCGACCGCAACCATTTGTTGATCGCCGATAGACGTGGTTTTGGTACGGTTAATCTGAGAGAGATTGATTTTGAGAGCGAGGTATCTGCGCCCCTATCTGAGTTTGATTCAGAGCGCACAGATAGCGAAGAAATTGTGGAAAGCTGGCGTCGCACCACCTGTGAGCAGGCACTGCTTTACCAAGACCGTCAGCGGGATATCGTTGACCGGTATCGGAATGAATTTATCTTTTTACAAGATGGCGATGTGGTCTGGCACGGTGCGGATCCCGCCAATTTGGGCAGCCGCAGGCAGTTGAGCGGAAAAAAGAAGGATCAGGGGATGTGGCTTAAGTTGGTCGATCCCGAAGAAGCCGAAGGCGAACGCTTTGAGACTTATGAGGCGTGTTTGAGAATGACGGGGTAA
- a CDS encoding asparagine synthase-related protein, with the protein MLAGFISQSPLTPRELTHSLARMADSLVVHQKAHRIVFAPHIAGVAFAPDWRTTSPVCQTQTGHIAWVDGEFFNRTTLTRSATSDPEFLIQSITSEREQLNRIDGIFSGVICDTHKNELHIITDRYGLRPLYWTRLGNRIAWASQTKAFLVLPEFSPVIDPISRDLFFSTGQLPSDHTWLEGVAPVPPATQMTFRISDGSLTQQRYWSWEEITPLAGHHDQRELAQELGTRFRAAVEHRTTGRTGLGLSGGLDSRAILAAMSHTPKTFTFGHPDSADVRIAAQAASVKNAPHAVLPIHSQNWLLPRISGVWYADGALDLLHMHGAEHLRQQKEACDICLNGAGGDGLAGAGHLFHSNGLSAYLKNKLHIQADRNTAQHLKTAFNKAGSAHAFYIDWRMRGFTIQGPRLGLLHGLEYRLPFLDNQVQEFLYSIPLQQKANNRLYRQMLLQTFPKYFKNIPYESTGFPISHSSWTVKILRRLTGLRNRPPQTFADYANWLRQSPGKNLCDHILYNTSHTSKLWQRHLSGEDHTVILSRYLTYQLYLIQLFDGKYRTSEEVAELLKITA; encoded by the coding sequence ATGCTCGCAGGATTCATATCCCAATCGCCTCTTACCCCCCGTGAACTCACCCACTCGCTCGCGCGCATGGCAGACAGTCTCGTCGTACACCAAAAAGCGCACCGTATTGTCTTTGCACCGCATATTGCGGGCGTTGCATTTGCGCCAGATTGGCGTACCACATCCCCAGTTTGCCAGACACAAACGGGACATATTGCCTGGGTTGATGGCGAATTTTTTAATCGCACCACGCTGACCCGCTCTGCTACCTCTGACCCCGAATTCTTGATTCAATCTATCACGAGTGAACGCGAACAATTGAACCGCATCGACGGCATTTTTTCCGGTGTGATTTGCGATACGCACAAAAATGAACTGCACATTATTACCGACCGCTATGGCCTGCGCCCGCTCTACTGGACGCGTCTGGGCAATCGCATTGCATGGGCTTCTCAGACCAAAGCCTTCCTCGTGCTTCCCGAATTTTCACCTGTGATTGATCCCATTTCCCGCGACCTGTTTTTCTCTACCGGACAATTGCCTTCTGATCACACCTGGCTCGAAGGCGTCGCGCCCGTGCCTCCTGCAACGCAAATGACATTTCGCATCTCAGATGGTAGCCTCACACAGCAGCGCTACTGGTCCTGGGAGGAAATTACTCCCCTTGCAGGACATCACGACCAACGCGAATTGGCACAGGAATTGGGCACACGCTTTCGCGCTGCCGTAGAACACAGAACCACAGGACGAACGGGTCTCGGCCTCAGCGGTGGCCTCGATTCGCGTGCGATCCTCGCCGCCATGTCTCATACGCCCAAAACTTTCACATTCGGTCACCCCGACAGCGCAGATGTTCGCATTGCTGCCCAGGCCGCATCCGTAAAAAACGCGCCACACGCGGTTCTCCCCATCCACAGTCAAAATTGGCTCTTACCGAGAATCTCCGGCGTGTGGTATGCCGATGGCGCGCTCGACCTGCTCCATATGCACGGTGCCGAACATCTCAGACAACAGAAAGAAGCCTGTGATATCTGCCTCAACGGCGCAGGTGGCGATGGATTGGCAGGGGCTGGCCATCTCTTTCATTCAAATGGACTCTCTGCGTACCTGAAAAACAAGCTACACATTCAGGCAGATCGCAACACGGCCCAACACCTCAAAACCGCATTTAACAAGGCGGGATCGGCACACGCTTTTTACATAGACTGGCGCATGCGCGGATTCACCATTCAAGGTCCCCGTCTGGGGCTTTTGCACGGCCTCGAATACCGCTTGCCATTCCTCGACAATCAGGTGCAGGAATTTCTCTATTCCATTCCCCTGCAACAAAAAGCCAACAATCGTCTCTACCGGCAAATGCTTCTCCAGACCTTTCCCAAATATTTTAAAAATATTCCCTATGAGTCCACGGGATTTCCCATATCTCATTCTTCCTGGACCGTCAAAATTCTGCGGAGACTCACAGGATTGCGCAATCGTCCCCCCCAGACCTTTGCCGATTACGCGAATTGGTTGCGCCAATCGCCGGGCAAAAATTTGTGCGACCATATACTCTACAACACATCTCATACCTCCAAACTCTGGCAACGTCACCTCTCAGGTGAAGACCATACTGTCATTCTGAGTCGCTATCTGACCTATCAACTCTATCTTATCCAACTCTTTGATGGCAAATACCGCACATCAGAAGAAGTGGCTGAACTATTGAAAATTACTGCATAA
- a CDS encoding HigA family addiction module antitoxin — protein sequence MRDRPPIHPGEILQEEFLKPMEISCDRLARDICVPAMRINQIVCGEKGISADIALRLARYFGMSVEFWTGIQTHYEIEIAKMALADRIEKEVKIFALV from the coding sequence ATGAGAGATAGGCCCCCAATTCATCCGGGTGAGATTTTACAAGAAGAATTTTTAAAGCCGATGGAAATCAGTTGTGATCGTCTTGCTCGTGATATTTGCGTTCCCGCAATGAGAATCAACCAAATTGTTTGTGGAGAGAAGGGTATTAGTGCAGATATAGCACTCCGACTTGCTCGTTATTTTGGTATGTCGGTTGAATTTTGGACAGGTATTCAAACACATTATGAAATAGAGATAGCCAAAATGGCACTGGCTGATCGAATAGAAAAAGAGGTCAAGATTTTTGCACTGGTATAG
- a CDS encoding type II toxin-antitoxin system RelE/ParE family toxin — protein MIRIFKDKEAEKIFKGRFSKKLPQNIQHIAERKLILLHQSTNLNDLRVPPSNRLEALKGNRRGQHSIRINDQWRICFEWNEDGVYAVEIVDYH, from the coding sequence ATGATCAGGATATTTAAGGATAAAGAGGCTGAAAAAATATTTAAGGGTCGTTTTTCCAAAAAATTGCCACAGAATATTCAGCACATTGCTGAACGCAAATTGATTTTACTTCACCAATCGACAAATTTAAACGATTTGCGTGTACCACCATCTAATCGTTTAGAGGCTTTGAAAGGCAATCGAAGGGGACAGCACAGTATTCGCATAAATGATCAGTGGCGAATTTGTTTTGAATGGAATGAGGATGGTGTTTATGCTGTTGAAATCGTCGATTATCATTGA